In Bacillota bacterium, one genomic interval encodes:
- a CDS encoding DUF4304 domain-containing protein: MELDNRFRKLSRRVQKLLVNQGFVCKGQAYWWERDRLSPTIILRRSHWNTQELCEFWFILGVFIPELYSVVYRETPPLYPKEGYLAISLEIDSIPFYPRYSETLRWELKLSDSAEVEERLWADVSHHLQDYAIPFLDRFRTLSDTIDFLEWLRSHRDEWFKFRQILPFEAWVPIYLAVLYWMVGDREKSLRKLEAFEWEETSWYIREHMEHVRQHILGSL, encoded by the coding sequence ATGGAGCTGGACAATCGCTTTAGGAAGCTATCACGAAGAGTTCAGAAGCTATTGGTCAATCAAGGTTTTGTTTGCAAGGGTCAAGCTTACTGGTGGGAGAGGGATCGGCTCTCGCCGACGATTATTTTAAGAAGAAGTCACTGGAATACTCAGGAGTTGTGCGAGTTCTGGTTTATACTTGGTGTCTTTATTCCCGAACTGTATTCGGTCGTTTATCGAGAGACTCCTCCGCTCTATCCGAAGGAGGGTTATTTAGCCATCTCCCTTGAAATCGACAGCATTCCCTTCTATCCTCGCTATTCTGAGACTCTCCGATGGGAACTCAAGTTGAGCGATTCAGCTGAAGTTGAGGAGCGTCTTTGGGCAGATGTTTCCCATCACCTACAGGATTATGCGATTCCGTTTTTAGATCGATTTCGCACTCTATCCGATACGATTGATTTTTTGGAATGGTTGCGCTCTCATAGGGATGAATGGTTCAAATTTAGGCAGATATTGCCGTTTGAGGCATGGGTTCCGATCTATTTAGCTGTTTTATACTGGATGGTTGGCGATCGTGAAAAGAGTTTGCGCAAGTTGGAAGCATTTGAGTGGGAGGAGACAAGTTGGTATATTCGGGAACATATGGAGCATGTTAGGCAGCACATATTGGGCTCTCTCTAA